Proteins encoded in a region of the Micromonas commoda chromosome 10, complete sequence genome:
- a CDS encoding predicted protein, translated as DWDVSLVTDMNGLFSGKAQFNADISRWNVSSVTNTRTLFYGASQFNADISRWDTSSVTRMGFMFYGASQFNADISRWDVSSVTDMTEMFEHAYEFNADISRWDTSSVTDMSYMFADAIRFDADITRWDVPSYLNTDAMFLQVLLLGSQVLMADWDVSLVTDMLMMFYQASQFNADISRWDVSSVKSMSSMFRDASKFNADISRWDVSSVTNTEFMFLGALVFNADISRWDVSSVTNMQEMFERAYKFNADLSQWDVSSVTNMYSVFRSAAAFNADLSRWDTSSVTSMKNMFLSASQFNADITRWDTSSVGDMSASMAGMFAGPATAWQSRFHNCGYLSSSHQADGVLIDTAVCKSPPFPDKAALESAVNNCIQAVSSGERCCSEWGADCGPAGIVDMPLWDVSLVTNMYGLFSGKAQFNVDISRWDVSSVTHMYEMFRSASQFNADISRWDVSSVTTMGHMFNGASQFNADISRWDTSSVTNMGHMFNGASQFNVDISRWDASQVTNMHHMFDDASQFNADVTRWDVRSDADMSNMFSAPPRCANAGCSDMPDWNTEFVTDMTSLFQNAQSFNQDISKWDTSRVTSMKIMFGSARTFDGDLSRWDVSSVTDMENMFLNARAFSGGDLSRWNTSKVTKMNGMFADQGFDAKSQFNGDLSNWDVSSVTLMDSMFLRAVKFQGKGLSQWDVGSVTSVSNMFNGASVFKGDITAWNLLSVGSADGMFSGAKAWH; from the exons GATTGGGACGTGTCGCTGGTGACGGACATGAACGGCTTATTCTCAGGGAAGGCGCAGTTCAACGCCGACATATCGCGGTGGAACGTCAGCTCAGTCACGAACACGAGAACTTTGTTTTATGGCGCCAGCCAGTTCAACGCAGACATATCGCGGTGGGATACCAGCTCCGTCACAAGAATGGGTTTCATGTTTTATGGCGCCAGCcagttcaacgcggacatatCGCGTTGGGACGTCAGCTCAGTCACGGACATGACTGAGATGTTTGAACATGCCTACgagttcaacgcggacatatCACGGTGGGATACTAGCTCAGTCACGGACATGAGTTACATGTTTGCTGACGCCATCcggttcgacgcggacatAACGCGGTGGGACGTCCCCTCATACCTGAACACCGACGCTATGTTTCTAC AAGTGCTGCTCCTCGGATCCCAGGTGCTG ATGGCTGATTGGGACGTGTCGCTGGTGACGGACATGCTGATGATGTTTTATCAAGCCAGCCAGTTCAACGCGGATATCTCGCGGTGGGACGTCAGCTCGGTCAAGAGCATGAGTTCGATGTTTAGGGATGCCAGCAagttcaacgcggacatatCGAGGTGGGACGTCAGCTCAGTCACGAACACGGAATTTATGTTTTTGGGCGCCTTGGtgttcaacgcggacatatCGCGATGGGACGTCAGCTCGGTCACGAACATGCAGGAAATGTTTGAAAGGGCTTACAAGTTCAACGCGGACTTGTCGCAGTGGGACGTCAGCTCGGTCACAAACATGTACAGTGTGTTtcgttccgccgccgcgttcaacgcggacTTATCCCGGTGGGATACCAGCTCAGTCACGAGCATGAAGAATATGTTTTTAAGTGCCAGCcagttcaacgcggacataACGCGGTGGGATACCAGCTCGGTCGGGGACATGTCTGCTAGCATGGCGGGTATGTTTGCCGGTCCTGCGACCGCCTGGCAATCAAGGTTCCACAACTGCGGCTACCTTAGCAGCTCTCACCAGGC GGACGGGGTACTAATTGACACGGCGGTTTGCAAGAGCCCACCGTTCCCCGACAAAGCTGCGCTCGAGAGTGCGGTGAACAACTGTATCCAGGCTGTGTCCTCGGGAGAGAGGTGCTGCTCTGAGTGGGGCGCGGACTGCGGCCCAGCCGGGATCGTGGACATGCCGCTTTGGGACGTGTCTCTGGTGACGAACATGTACGGCTTGTTCTCGGGGAAGGCGCAGTTCAACGTGGACATATCGCGGTGGGACGTCAGCTCAGTCACGCACATGTATGAGATGTTTCGTTCCGCCAGCcagttcaacgcggacatatCGCGGTGGGACGTCAGCTCAGTCACGACCATGGGTCATATGTTTAATGGCGCCAGCcagttcaacgcggacatatCTCGGTGGGATACCAGCTCAGTCACGAACATGGGTCATATGTTTAATGGCGCCAGCCAGTTCAACGTGGACATATCGCGGTGGGATGCCTCGCAGGTCACGAACATGCATCATATGTTTGATGACGCCAGCCAGTTCAACGCGGACGTAACACGGTGGGACGTCCGCTCGGACGCGGACATGTCAAATATGTTTTCCG CCCCCCCCCGCTGCGCCAACGCGGGATGCTCGGACATGCCCGATTGGAACACGGAGTTCGTCACCGACATGACTTCGTTGTTCCAGAATGCGCAATCGTTCAACCAGGATATCAGCAAGTGGGATACCTCGCGGGTGACGAGCATGAAAATCATGTTTGGCAGCGCGCGAACGTTTGACGGTGACCTATCCAGATGGGACGTGTCGTCCGTTACGGACATGGAGAACATGTTCTTGAATGCTCGTGCcttctccggcggcgaccttTCGCGCTGGAATACCAGCAAGGTTACGAAGATGAATGGGATGTTCGCCGACCAAGGATTCGACGCCAAATCCCAGTTCAACGGCGACCTCTCCAACTGGGACGTTTCATCCGTGACTCTTATGGATTCTATGTTTCTTCGCGCGGTGAAGTTTCAGGGCAAGGGCCTATCGCAGTGGGACGTCGGCAGTGTGACGTCCGTGAGTAACATGTTCAACGGCGCATCCGTGTTCAAGGGCGATATCACAGCTTGGAACCTTTTGTCTGTCGGATCGGCCGATGGCATGTTCAGCGGGGCAAAAGCGTGGCAC
- a CDS encoding predicted protein: MDFPSALAILASPGGHAVPRAEAESIVQAVVNDPSRGIQALCHALECDGSRRLAAVLLSTAAARHWSVLGNDAKAAMRQRTLAALSRAEDRAEMRALVHAADILASRSADDGSPWHELLPALDDAAKSARATHREAAVLLLGSIVESTGAHMNDHHAALVALFAAHLDDPGWEVQQVATRALGTTALALQRRGDFLVVADLLPRILAACVDAAARRLDRSDDEGVAVATEAIAAAASVDSDAAFGPDASLLPRVVDVLVGVGTDPRLCLDGRARAAAFDALGCLAASHPGLLDEPRPTAAAVGAGTAGTTVTAVTAPTTTLADEIMPRLCAAAAAAGVDFTAAGRAEGEAESGGYAAAARSTLRRFSLHLPPAVVLPHVVAPLDAALIAGAAPSPGALACLAAVTEGCASDLAEDPIASNVIAAVAAAMESTDPASKVAAALAFKELAEHAGHALTELFSHAVIPTLVAAISLAVEHETEGGRGDAAESFVAPTHAAASALCANFGSDEIAPALPGVIPPLLGGALGGWRRGDGARGVHPPIRVPPRTNPRARARCLDTLERFAHAAAWEFEPFASDVVAALATLATTNGGGGGGGTDDRDDEGVAAVRFRALAAMATVIAAVGEESAPPGAVDSILSSATLALSAGSSEDAVARECAFRCFGRLATVLERSLAPWLGGAIAAAAATLAAAAEAAEAAGFQRAVSTGGFNESIAAAEALGALVNSCGFATRPHLAVALAALGRAASSPSSPVALRVASARSLEFSLRPLEESDGGGGGDGDGYEKSAPGDGDGDGDGDAAAAAARDLAAETVALLARLVTEDEEPEVALAAATSLEESASAAGRLGAAAAAATAAAAASALLDGSARCQAGLAEGEGGEDGEDAGTVFFDLEDQARRLKKSLG, translated from the coding sequence ATGGACTTCCCCAGCGCGCTGGCGATCCTCGCCTCACCCGGCGGGCACGCCGTCCCCCGGGCGGAGGCCGAGTCGATCGTCCAGGCTGTCGTGAACGATCCGTCGCGCGGCATCCAGGCGCTTTGCCACGCGCTCGAGTGCGACggatcccgccgcctcgccgcggtgctcctctccaccgcggcggcacgGCACTGGAGCGTCCTcgggaacgacgcgaaggcggcgatgcggcagcggacgctcgccgcgctgtcgcgcgcggaggaccgcgccgagatgcgcgcgctggtccacgccgccgacatcctggcgtcgcgctccgccgacgacgggtcccCGTGGCACGAGCTCctgcccgcgctcgacgacgccgcgaagtccgcgcgcgccacgcaccgcgaggcggccgtcctcctcctcggcagcATCGTGGAGTCCACGGGGGCGCACATGAACGACCACCACGCagcgctcgtcgccctcttcgccgcccaTCTCGACGACCCGGGTTGGGAGGTACAACAAGtagcgacgcgagcgctgggaaccaccgcgctcgccctgcagcgccgcggggactTCCTCGTTGTCGCGGACCTCCTCCCGcgcatcctcgcggcgtgcgtcgacgccgccgcgcgacgactcgaccgctcggacgacgagggagtcgccgtcgccacggaagcaatcgccgccgcggcgagcgtcgactccgacgccgcgttcggccCCGACGCCTCGCTCcttccccgcgtcgtcgacgttctCGTTGGGGTCGGTACCGACCCGCGATTGTGCCtggacggacgcgcgcgcgcggcggcgttcgacgcgctcgggtgcctcgcggcgtcgcaccccggcctcctcgacgagccgaggccgacggcggctgCGGTGGGAGCTGGAACGGCTGGAACAACTGTAACGGCTGTAacggctccgacgacgacgttggcTGATGAGATCATGCCCCGtctgtgcgccgccgccgccgccgcgggcgtcgacttcaccgccgcgggtcgcgcggagggcgaggcggagTCCGGCGgctacgcggcggcggcgaggtcgacccTTCGACGGTTTTCGCTCCACctcccgcccgccgtcgtcctcccccacgtcgtcgcgcccctggacgcggcgttaatagccggggcggcgccctcccccggcgcgctcgcgtgcctcgccgccgtgacgGAGGGGTGCGCGAgcgacctcgcggaggatCCCATCGCCTCGAACGTcatcgcggccgtcgcggcggcgatggaatCGACGGATCCGGCCTCGAAAGttgccgccgcgttggcgttTAAGGAACTCGCGGAACACGCCGGACACGCGCTCACGGAGCTCTTCTCCCACGCCGTGATCCccaccctcgtcgccgcgattAGTTTAGCGGTGGAGCACGAGACGGAGGgtgggcggggcgacgccgcggagtcgttcgtcgcgccgacgcacgccgcggcgagcgcgctgtgCGCAAACTTTGGGTCGGACGagatcgcgccggcgctgcCGGGGGTGATCCCGCCGCTCCTCgggggcgcgctcgggggtTGGCGGCGtggggacggcgcgcggggagtaCACCCGCCGATACGAGTACCCCCTCGCacgaacccccgcgcgcgcgcgaggtgtcTCGACACGCTCGAGCGGTTCGCTCACGCCGCGGCTTGGGAGTTTGAGCCtttcgcgagcgacgtcgtcgccgcgctggcgacgctggcgacgacgaacggcggcggcggcggcggcggcaccgacgaccgcgacgacgagggcgtcgcggcggtgcgcttcagggcgctcgccgcgatggccacgGTGAttgccgccgtcggggaggAGAGCGCACCCCCGGGCGCCGTGGACTCGATCCTTTCCTCGGCGACTCTCGCGCTGTCGGCGGGTTcctccgaggacgccgtcgcgagggagtGCGCGTTTCGGTGCTTCGGGCGACTGGCGACGGTGCTGGAGCGATCGCTGGCGCCGTGGCTCGgcggggcgatcgcggcggcggcggcgacgctcgcggcggcggcggaggctgctgAAGCCGCGGGATTTCAACGCGCGGTTTCAACCGGCGGTTTCAAcgagtccatcgccgccgcggaggcgctcggcgccctcgtcaaCTCGTGCGGGTTCGCGACGAGACCGCacctcgcggtcgcgctggcggcgctgggacgcgccgcgagctcgccgtcgtcgcccgtcgcgcttcgagtcgcgtcggcgcgttcgctcgAGTTTTCGCTTCGACCCCTCGAGGagtccgacggcggcggcgggggggacggggacgggtacgaaaagtcggcacccggggacggggacggggacggggacggggacgccgccgccgccgccgcgcgggatctcgccgcggagacagtcgcgctgctcgcgcggctggtgacggaggacgaggagccGGAGgttgcgctcgccgcggcgacgtcgctggaggagtcggcgtcggcggctgggaggttgggcgccgcggcggcggcggcgacggcggcggcggcggcgtcggcgttgcTCGACGGGTCCGCTCGGTGCCAGGCGGGTCTCGCGGAGGGGGAGGGtggggaggacggggaggacgccgggaCGGTGTTCTTCGACCTCGAGGACCAGGCGAGAAGGCTGAAGAAGTCGCTAGGCTGA
- a CDS encoding predicted protein yields MPQGPKAPIADPAGVSNMTAEQHKSALQALSNGQPVPYPATLRTVVHAGTKAPKREDQDPDKKPPGYSRNARGGFFTS; encoded by the coding sequence ATGCCTCAAGGACCCAAGGCACCCATCGCggaccccgcgggcgtctccAACATGACCGCCGAGCAGCACAAATCCGCGCTCCAGGCGCTCAGCAACGGGCAACCCGTGCCGTACCCAGCCACGCTCAGGACTGTCGTGCACGCGGGCACGAAGGCGCCCAAGAGGGAGGACCAGGACCCGGACAAGAAGCCCCCGGGGTACAGCAGGAACGCGAGGGGAGGGTTCTTCACCTCATGA
- a CDS encoding predicted protein yields the protein MSDEPAPEETPAEEPAAEEPAAEEAPAPEGDAPAEEEAAPAEEDAAPAEEEAAPAEEEAAPAEEETAPAEEETAPAEEEAAPAEEDAAPAEEDAAPAEEEAAPAEEDAPAPAAEEPPAEPEPPAEPEPEAPALAPEPEPEPEATDAMEPDREPAAPDPPRYSRSKENDHPNPNGATAASADSLLSKRQPVHAYLAQNIQLAVRHALRALSSQRPEEPFVLAADVIRRWTPESQPPRLSRPAGGVAVGARSYLEDTGVLAVLHDGMCAMAKVRPADPRQFIADYLLDHAPVPDYVKAMDSFDADAVGSKMDELHKGAREALSNKVE from the coding sequence ATGTccgacgaacccgcgcccgaggagactcccgccgaggagcccgccgccgaggagcccgccgccgaggaggctcccgcgcccgagggcgacgcgccggccgaggaggaggctgccccCGCtgaggaggatgccgcgccagccgaggaggaggccgcgccagcggaggaggaggccgcgcccgccgaggaggagaccgcgcccgccgaggaggagaccgcgcccgcggaagaggaggccgcgcccgcggaggaggatgccgcgcCCGCtgaggaggatgccgcgcccgcggaggaggaggccgcgcccgcggaggaggatgccCCGGCCCCGGCTGCGGAGGAGCCCCCCGCCGAGCCGGAGCcccccgccgagcccgagcccgaggcgcccgccctcgcccccgagcccgagcccgagcccgaggcgacCGATGCGATGGAGCCCGatcgcgaacccgccgcgccggacccCCCGCGCTACTCGCGCAGCAAGGAGAACGACCACCCCAACCCCaacggcgccaccgccgcgtctgCCGATTCCCTCCTCTCCAAGCGCCAGCCCGTGCACGCCTACCTCGCGCAGAACATCCAGCTCGCGGTGCGccacgccctccgcgcgctctccTCGCAGCGTCCGGAGGAACCCttcgtgctcgccgccgacgtcatcCGCAGGTGGACCCCCGAGTcgcaaccgccgcggctctcccgccccgccggcggcgtcgccgtgggcgcTCGATCGTACCTCGAGGACACCGGCGTCCTTGCCGTGCTTCACGACGGGATGTGCGCGATGGCCAAGGTTCGACCTGCGGACCCGAGGCAGTTCATCGCGGACTACCTCCTGGACcacgcgccggtgccggaTTACGTCAAGGCGATGGACTCGTTTGACGCAGACGCGGTTGGATCGAAGATGGACGAGCTTCACAAGGGAGCCAGGGAGGCTCTCTCGAACAAGGTGGAGTGA